From a region of the Pseudanabaena sp. ABRG5-3 genome:
- a CDS encoding DUF3536 domain-containing protein, with the protein MTVAASVSSPDVQRSTDSGIYITIHGHFYQPPRENPYLNAIERQESAAPFHDWNARIHHECYRPNAFSRIERHDGKIVKIVNNYEYMSFNMGPTLLSWMEFHDRDTYQAILDADKRSADRLNGHGNAIAQVYNHIILPLANWRDKLTQIRWGKADFKSRFGRDPEGMWLAETAVDYETLEALVLEGIKFIVLAPSQAQRCRPMPTKDNPNPAWEEVGGAQIDPNRPYRCYLRRHNNTKGNVSELGQFHLPPDTDAYIDVFFYDGPISRDMGFGDLLGSSHNFAKRLSQAVRNDNRPHQMVSVATDGETFGHHKHFTEKTLSYAFVEEFPKRGWTVTNYAHYLSLFQPTYEAELKSVTAWSCAHGVDRWQGGCTCGGEGSGYQQLWRRPLRESLNWLRDRLATVYVDIGRKYFNDPWEARDRYIEVLQYSLRDNIPDLSPILEKFFEQQCGNKVTSSAQRIDALRLLEMQRHALLMFTSCGWFFEELSRPETVQILRYAARAIELAADVAGVLLEDEFIHRMAKAPSNLAEFKDGEGVYRKQVITNRISLAQVAAQYALSSTLGNYGRSQQIYCYQIQQQDYQLQRIGSMSLAIGQIHLTSRITQESVSYIFAVLHLGGDDFHCCIQPFTGRREYEEIKATLFKTLKQANTAAVILAMASTFSGEQFSLHHLFAEERHRILQMLADETLTRLDQLYEQVYRDNYGILISFRRDDLPVPPELQVAADIVLNNRLTEELKKLETGTSLPNVGLDAVAIEAINLGCKFTHVEDAKILEKYILRQIQELSKIQDLHEKGLFDRLNQIEEALAISDRLNLKLNLNLSQEAFLNYLFKRIAPQCVLARQILDLESVEKQPIHIEINLCEGISNLELHQLINTASKLGIATEAWLHA; encoded by the coding sequence GTGACTGTTGCTGCTTCTGTTTCTTCGCCTGATGTTCAGCGTTCTACTGATTCGGGAATCTATATTACGATTCACGGTCACTTTTACCAGCCTCCGCGTGAAAATCCTTACCTCAATGCGATCGAGCGGCAAGAAAGCGCGGCTCCCTTTCATGACTGGAATGCGCGGATTCACCATGAGTGCTATCGTCCCAATGCATTCTCACGGATCGAGCGTCATGATGGCAAAATCGTCAAGATTGTCAATAACTACGAGTACATGAGTTTCAACATGGGACCAACTCTGCTCTCATGGATGGAATTTCACGATCGCGATACCTATCAAGCGATTCTCGATGCTGATAAACGCAGTGCCGATCGCCTTAATGGTCATGGCAATGCGATCGCGCAGGTATATAACCACATCATTTTGCCCCTAGCTAATTGGCGCGACAAGTTGACGCAAATTCGTTGGGGTAAAGCGGATTTTAAATCTCGATTTGGGCGTGATCCCGAAGGAATGTGGTTAGCGGAAACAGCCGTTGATTATGAGACTCTTGAAGCTTTAGTTCTAGAGGGGATTAAGTTTATTGTGCTTGCTCCATCGCAGGCTCAGCGATGTCGTCCCATGCCCACCAAAGACAATCCCAATCCTGCATGGGAAGAGGTTGGTGGAGCGCAGATTGATCCTAATCGTCCCTACCGTTGCTACTTACGCCGCCATAACAATACTAAGGGGAATGTATCGGAACTTGGACAGTTCCATTTACCCCCCGATACCGATGCTTATATCGATGTATTTTTCTATGATGGACCAATTTCACGCGACATGGGTTTTGGGGATCTCTTAGGCAGTTCCCACAATTTTGCTAAACGTCTCAGCCAAGCTGTCAGAAATGATAACCGTCCGCATCAAATGGTTTCCGTGGCAACTGATGGCGAAACCTTCGGACATCACAAGCATTTCACTGAGAAGACTCTCTCCTATGCCTTTGTGGAGGAATTCCCTAAGCGCGGCTGGACAGTGACCAATTACGCCCATTATTTGAGTCTATTCCAGCCCACCTACGAAGCAGAACTGAAATCTGTCACGGCTTGGAGTTGCGCCCACGGAGTCGATCGCTGGCAGGGTGGATGCACCTGTGGCGGCGAAGGATCAGGCTATCAGCAACTTTGGCGGCGACCTCTGCGCGAAAGTCTGAACTGGCTACGCGATCGCCTTGCGACGGTTTATGTGGATATCGGACGCAAGTATTTTAATGATCCTTGGGAAGCCCGCGATCGCTATATCGAAGTATTGCAATATTCATTGCGCGATAACATTCCTGATCTTTCGCCAATTTTAGAAAAGTTCTTTGAGCAGCAATGTGGTAACAAGGTAACTTCCTCGGCACAGAGAATTGACGCTCTGCGCCTGTTGGAAATGCAACGTCATGCCCTGTTGATGTTTACCAGTTGCGGTTGGTTCTTTGAGGAATTGTCGCGTCCTGAAACCGTGCAGATTTTACGCTATGCCGCTAGAGCGATCGAGCTAGCCGCCGATGTGGCTGGAGTTTTGCTAGAGGATGAATTTATTCATCGCATGGCAAAGGCTCCCAGTAATCTTGCTGAATTTAAAGATGGCGAAGGCGTTTATCGCAAACAGGTAATTACCAATCGCATTAGCCTCGCGCAGGTTGCGGCTCAATATGCCCTTAGTTCGACTCTTGGAAATTATGGGCGATCGCAACAAATCTATTGCTACCAAATCCAACAGCAGGATTATCAACTGCAAAGGATTGGTTCGATGTCCTTAGCGATCGGGCAGATTCACTTAACTTCGCGGATTACCCAAGAGTCGGTTAGTTATATTTTTGCAGTGCTGCATCTGGGCGGCGATGACTTCCATTGCTGCATTCAGCCCTTCACGGGACGACGCGAATATGAAGAGATTAAGGCAACTCTCTTTAAAACCCTCAAACAAGCGAATACTGCGGCAGTGATCTTGGCGATGGCAAGTACATTTAGCGGTGAGCAGTTTAGTCTGCATCATCTATTTGCGGAGGAACGCCATCGGATTCTGCAAATGCTTGCTGATGAGACATTGACCCGACTTGATCAGCTATATGAGCAAGTCTATCGCGATAATTACGGAATATTAATTTCCTTCCGTCGTGACGATCTGCCTGTGCCACCTGAGCTGCAAGTAGCTGCTGATATCGTTCTCAACAATCGTCTTACTGAGGAACTGAAGAAACTGGAAACAGGAACATCATTACCGAATGTGGGACTAGATGCGGTGGCGATCGAGGCAATTAATCTCGGCTGTAAGTTTACCCATGTAGAAGATGCCAAGATTCTCGAAAAATATATTTTGAGACAGATTCAGGAACTCTCTAAGATTCAGGATCTCCATGAGAAGGGCTTATTTGATCGCCTCAATCAAATTGAGGAAGCCCTAGCGATTAGCGATCGCCTGAATCTAAAACTCAATCTCAATCTCTCACAGGAAGCCTTTCTGAATTATCTATTCAAAAGGATTGCACCCCAATGTGTTCTCGCTAGACAGATTCTCGATTTAGAATCCGTTGAAAAACAACCAATTCACATTGAGATTAATCTCTGTGAAGGTATTTCTAATTTAGAGCTACATCAGTTAATTAATACCGCTAGTAAACTAGGAATTGCCACAGAAGCATGGCTTCACGCTTGA
- a CDS encoding shikimate dehydrogenase, translated as MIGSVLGTTKILGVMGFPVSHSLSPVMHNAAIASMGLDYVYVPFPIPVDDLPAAIAGLKAIQSVQGFNLTIPHKVEVIPLLDEVLPIAQSVGAVNTVKRIGDRWVGTNTDVAGFLEPLKQINCDWSQMPAVILGSGGAAKAVVAACLELGCPVIHVLGRDPKKLKKFHGTMTSQLRDYNLRVHPWASLPHLLEVAGIVINATPIGMAHDPHTPISEAEMAILPNHAIAYDLIYTPRPTKFLQIAEARGLKAIDGLEMLINQGVIALEWWLDQPVPIQIMRQALIQHLT; from the coding sequence ATGATCGGGAGCGTCTTAGGGACAACCAAAATTTTAGGAGTGATGGGGTTTCCCGTCAGCCACAGTCTTTCACCTGTAATGCACAATGCAGCGATCGCATCAATGGGACTGGATTATGTATATGTACCGTTCCCGATCCCCGTTGATGATCTGCCCGCAGCGATCGCAGGACTAAAAGCAATTCAATCAGTCCAAGGATTTAACCTCACAATTCCCCACAAGGTTGAAGTAATCCCCTTGCTCGATGAAGTCTTACCGATCGCCCAATCCGTTGGCGCAGTCAATACAGTTAAGCGGATTGGCGATCGCTGGGTTGGTACAAATACCGATGTGGCTGGTTTCCTAGAACCTCTTAAGCAAATTAACTGTGATTGGTCACAAATGCCCGCCGTGATCCTTGGTAGTGGTGGTGCAGCGAAGGCAGTCGTGGCAGCTTGTTTAGAACTTGGTTGCCCCGTAATCCATGTGTTAGGACGCGATCCTAAAAAGCTCAAAAAATTTCACGGCACAATGACCAGTCAACTCCGCGATTACAATCTGCGGGTACATCCTTGGGCATCTCTTCCCCATTTACTAGAAGTAGCAGGCATCGTGATCAACGCTACGCCTATCGGGATGGCTCATGATCCGCATACACCAATTTCCGAAGCAGAAATGGCAATCTTACCTAACCATGCGATCGCCTATGACCTGATTTATACTCCTCGCCCCACCAAGTTTTTACAAATCGCTGAGGCAAGAGGGCTAAAAGCGATCGATGGTTTAGAAATGCTAATTAATCAGGGAGTGATCGCCCTTGAATGGTGGCTTGATCAACCAGTTCCCATTCAAATCATGCGTCAAGCATTAATTCAACATCTAACTTAG
- a CDS encoding VanZ family protein, protein MKSQKLVWKILAVIYLIVFTLIIVLAYNHALPEYLTKNDKAGHVFLYGLATFLGQLAGNRRTIKFWNWSLPLFPILFVVFTVVEELCQSLSPNRTFDIGDLVASFTGIVIGYVLAEIQKPKST, encoded by the coding sequence ATGAAATCTCAAAAGTTAGTCTGGAAAATTCTAGCTGTAATTTACTTGATTGTATTTACATTGATCATCGTGCTTGCCTATAACCATGCTCTACCAGAATATCTAACCAAGAATGATAAAGCAGGTCATGTATTTCTCTATGGGTTAGCGACTTTTTTAGGACAACTGGCTGGAAATAGGCGTACCATCAAATTTTGGAACTGGTCACTACCTTTGTTTCCAATATTATTTGTGGTCTTTACTGTTGTTGAAGAATTGTGCCAGTCGCTTTCTCCCAATCGCACTTTTGATATTGGTGATTTGGTTGCAAGTTTTACGGGTATTGTGATTGGTTATGTCCTAGCGGAAATACAAAAGCCAAAATCCACCTAG
- the gltX gene encoding glutamate--tRNA ligase translates to MSVRVRIAPSPTGNLHIGTARTAVFNWLYARHNEGTFILRIEDTDRERSKDEYTQNILEGLAWLGINFDEGPFFQTQRSDRYIASVQKLLAEKKAYFCYCTEAELEAMREAQKANKQAPRYDNRHRHLTDEQRQAFEAEGRRPVVRFIIEEPRTIAWNDLVRGTVSWSSSDLGGDMVIARVDEQGNIGLPLYNFAVVVDDIDMQITQVIRGEDHIANTAKQILIYEALGATPPQFGHTPLILNQQGAKISKRDGATSVWEFRNMGYIPEAFNNYMVLLGWSPSDGKELFTLQEASQIFSFDRVNKAGAKFDWDKLNWINSQYLHSLPIEDVCDRLTPFLKEAGYDLESVDRQWLLDLTKLIAPSLTLLTDAATISKFFFTEFEDYTEEAKATLQGESISGIITALIDALKETAELDVDSAGEVLKKVMKSQGVKKGAVMKPLRAALTGDLHGPEILPTFVLLHRKGLALSRLQRALTA, encoded by the coding sequence ATGTCTGTTCGAGTTCGTATTGCACCAAGTCCAACGGGTAACTTACACATAGGCACTGCCCGCACGGCTGTATTTAATTGGCTGTATGCCCGTCATAACGAGGGGACATTTATCCTCAGAATCGAAGATACCGATCGCGAAAGATCTAAGGATGAGTACACCCAAAATATTCTGGAGGGCTTGGCTTGGCTTGGGATCAATTTTGACGAAGGGCCATTTTTTCAAACCCAACGTAGCGATCGCTATATTGCGTCAGTGCAAAAACTCCTCGCTGAAAAGAAAGCCTACTTTTGCTACTGCACTGAAGCTGAGTTAGAGGCAATGCGTGAAGCCCAAAAAGCCAATAAACAAGCCCCTCGCTACGACAATCGCCATCGCCATCTTACCGATGAACAACGTCAAGCCTTTGAAGCCGAGGGTCGTCGTCCTGTAGTTCGCTTCATCATCGAAGAACCACGCACGATCGCATGGAATGACCTAGTACGCGGCACGGTGTCTTGGAGTAGCAGTGACCTCGGTGGTGATATGGTCATTGCCCGTGTCGATGAGCAAGGCAATATTGGCTTACCTCTGTATAACTTTGCGGTGGTTGTAGATGATATTGACATGCAGATCACCCAAGTTATTCGTGGTGAAGATCATATTGCAAATACTGCTAAGCAAATTCTGATTTATGAAGCTTTAGGTGCAACCCCTCCTCAGTTTGGTCATACACCATTAATCCTCAATCAGCAGGGTGCAAAAATTTCTAAACGGGATGGCGCAACTTCTGTTTGGGAATTTCGGAATATGGGCTATATTCCTGAAGCCTTTAATAACTACATGGTGCTCTTGGGATGGTCGCCTAGCGATGGCAAAGAGTTATTCACATTGCAAGAAGCTTCGCAAATCTTTAGTTTTGATCGCGTCAATAAGGCAGGGGCAAAATTTGATTGGGATAAATTGAATTGGATTAATAGCCAATATCTACATTCTTTGCCGATTGAAGATGTTTGCGATCGCCTTACTCCCTTTCTCAAAGAAGCTGGCTATGATCTAGAATCCGTTGATCGTCAATGGTTGCTGGACTTGACCAAATTGATTGCGCCAAGTTTAACTCTATTGACTGATGCCGCTACGATTAGCAAGTTCTTCTTCACCGAATTTGAGGACTACACCGAAGAGGCAAAGGCAACTCTGCAAGGTGAGTCGATTTCAGGTATTATCACAGCACTAATTGATGCTCTTAAGGAAACTGCGGAACTAGATGTTGATAGTGCAGGCGAAGTCCTGAAAAAAGTCATGAAGTCTCAGGGTGTGAAAAAAGGTGCAGTGATGAAGCCATTACGGGCTGCTCTCACAGGCGATCTGCATGGACCTGAAATCCTCCCAACCTTTGTTCTGCTCCACCGCAAAGGTTTAGCCTTATCTCGCTTACAAAGAGCCTTAACTGCATAA